From Tachysurus fulvidraco isolate hzauxx_2018 chromosome 6, HZAU_PFXX_2.0, whole genome shotgun sequence:
TCGAGGACGGCGTAGCGATGATCTGTTGGCAAATGAAACTGACCTGCAAGCAAACATGAGGTGGTGCAAGAAGTAAACATCAATTCAACTCAATAATctcaataatatatttatttaatttaggtTTAGTCACCGAACATGACTTTGGTCGACTGGTACATCATGGGGACGTTGATGGTGCTGCCATTAGCCAAAGAGAAAGGCCGGTTTTGTGTCCTTCTGAACAGAAACTGTTTCTGCCAGGTTCCCCGGAAGTCCACTGAGCTCAGCAATGCCATAGAAGGCACCGTGACCCACCATGAGCCCTCTGTTATCGCGTCTCTCGCCTCACCTGCTTGAAGCGAACCATCTCAAATAAAAACTAGCTCAGTGAATCCTAATCATCACTGCTAAGCATCCGACATATACAGTGTGGTCCAAATGACACAAACGCTACATGCTGATTAAATCCGAATGCCACATTTATACCACAATGATTTGTCAAGGATAAAGGTAGCTGATTAGAAAGGAGTAGAtggggaggtggtggtggtgcagaATACTTAATCAGAATCACAGGATGTAGGTGAAGATTCTGGTGTTAATTCTAACTCTGTTACGGCAGACATACGGTAGGACGATTCAACTCACCGCTGCTTGTTGGTTCTTGGGATTGACCTTGTGTGTAATTGGGAAGGCTGAAGTTTACATTAATCAGGCTGCTGTTGCACCATTGCATAGCATTCTGGGTAAATTCCGGCCGAAGGTGGGTGCCGCTCTGGATGAGCAGGGTGTTAGTAAACTGGAGTCGAGCACCCTGGGCAGAATCGTACAGGTCACAGCTGCTTTGAGATCCAGCCTCCGCCTCCAGGATACTAGAGTCTATGGACAGAATGCAGGCAAATGTGGCATTCATGAGCTACCGAGTTCTTGGTCCAGAAACAAGCCCTGATGATGTTTTGCCTCTTTATTAGTAAACCACAAACTCCAAATCCTGGTCCTGctcattttagtgtttttttttagtgtttagaCCCCAAACCCACTTCAACTGAGGAAGggctgttcattcattcatcttctaccgcttatccgaacttctcgggtcacagggagcctgtgcctatctcaggcgtcatcgggcatcgaggcaggatacaccctggatggagtgccaacccatcacagggcacacacacactctcattcactcacacactcacacactacggacaattttccagagatgccaatcaacctaccatgcatgtctttggaccgggggaggaaaccggagtacccggaggaaacccccgaggcacggggagaacatgcaaactccacacacacaaggcggaggcgggaatcgaacccccgaccctggtggtgtgaggcgaacatgctaaccactaagccaccgtgccccccggaaGGGCTGTTCATCTATTCCAATTTGTTCATTGCTCAAAATCTCAAGTCCACAATTCGGCTTTGCTAGACTGAAATTAAAGGGGAAGTTTTTATAGTGCCATAGTCCAAATTACGTAATGCCCGACACCGAAGTGTAAAGTAAGAGCACTGTTTTCTCACGGTACCTCAATAGGCAATAATACAATGACACGATCCCTTTAATCCAATCCCTTACCGTCGGAGTCAAATCCTACGGTTCGTTCGAGCTGCGCCAACGTGTTGCCCCTTGCACCGAGCTGCAACACTCTCAGACTCAGAGAGATGCTTGCTGGAGACACAATCAAGTTGGAGCTATTGTCTTTCTCGGCGAGTGCTTGGTAGAGACCGGTGCCGAACTCGGTGTCAGAATTCGTAACTGAATCGCCATGGCATGAGAACACCATCTCCACCATCATTAGACAGAGAAAGGAGGTCAACGACAGGTGACGCATGGCCGCAGTAGAcacctgaaacacttaaaaataTGGGTTCTGCTCTCAAATACACAGACATATCCATAAGCGCTTGCTTTCTATTACAAAGACCTTAAAATTTAAGACCAAGAAATTATCAGAAATAAGTATTAGCGTCTATCTGCTGAAAAGTGTTGGTGCAGAAGTCTGTTAGTCCACCATCCTAACACACAAACCTATCACTTTTACAGTAGCATAATGAATAATATCGAGACTTGTTCAAGTCTATATATAGTGTTTCTTCAATCCATCCCAGCATCTTACCTGGCTAAGGATGTATATTATTCACAGCACTCGCACCACTGACCCCGGGGCAAATCTGTGTTGTTTCTTCTGAAGTAACTGAGGAAGTTCTCAGTCATGAGACCCCATTTAAAGAGGGAGCCGACGACGTCTGTACCACTCCGTCAGAATTCCTTGGACTAGTAGGAGACAGGCAGCGGAAGGCTTGAACCACTGAGCAAATCCGTGCTCGAGCTGGGAAAATGCATACGCACATGCCTCTTGGCTCTGGTTCTACTAATGAGGTGATGTTACTTCATTACACAAGTGGGCTTTTCTTTTGGACGGGCATTTAAAATTCAGTCAGCGTTCTCTTCATGTTTGTTCATTACTTATttaatctgaaaataaaatctctcatatatatgcacacacacacacacacacaaacacacacacacacacacactttttccccATAATGATTTTAAGTTTTTAATACATAATCCGGGggacacggtgtcttagtggttagcatgttcgcctcacaccaacagggtcagggttcgattcccacttccaccttgtgtgtgtggagtttgcatgttctccccgtgcctcgggggtttcctccgggtactccggtttcctcccccggtacaaagacatgcatggtaggttgattggcatctctggaaaattgtccgttgtgtgtgagtgtgtgagtgaatgagagtgtgtgtgtgccctgtgatgggttggcactccgtccagggtgtatcctgcctcgatgcccgatgacgcctgagatagacacaggctccccgtgacccgagaagttcggataagcggtaggaaatgaatgaatgtatacttaatcctttattttaatgataaacTGTGAACCAGGTTATGGTCCAACGTTTCCCGGCATTCCATCTAACAATCATCACAGTGATCAGAATGAATAATGAAATACACCTTTGAATTATGGCTGAAGTAATGAAACATGCCATAAAATgtttactaaaaataaaacctctctTTAAATGTTTAAGTTGGTTCGTCAAAATCGGTGTAGTAACTTCTAGCACCTGAGGCTGTGACATTCTGCTGAATATTTACCTATAACGTCACATCCAGAAGTGTTTTACTCCTTTTACACCACAATGATTGTTATCCCTTAAAGAACAAGACGTTTGTTTGTGGTCAGTGTATCGAGCTGTAACACTCTCCTGTCTCATGTCCTTATTCTCGGATTAGTGATGCTGGAGGCCAGCGGCGCCGGTGCCGGTGTCGCAGGAGTGACGTGTCGGCTACACTTGGGGGATTAAGACCGATTGAAACAAAGGCAACATGTGAAAGGACAcacctactgtgtgtgtgtgtgtgtgtgtgtgtgtgtgtgtgtgctcatccACCCCTAGTCTTCCTTTCTTATCTCTAATCCCCATAACACAACTGTCTgatgtttgtgttctgtttcaacAGAATTAGCTTTACAGCAACACATTTATTAACAATCTTATCTGTCCAAAACGTCTTGTTTTACCGATAACTCTTTTAATAAACTACTGCTGGACTGTAATGGACCAAATTCATGTCGTTTTTGCTTTCAGCAACGAACAAAGAATAACCTGAAATTCAGCAATGcattttaagttattaaaaaaaaattttgttgtGTAACATTTGGTAGACTTTCTAatccaaagcaacttacaattctctcattatttttttgcatgttaaagtttaagggccttgctctggggccctgggatttgaacttccACTCTTGTGAACGTTAGTGCAGCATCTCAACCTCTACGCTGCTCTGTGAGTAGCTCGAGCTGTGAGGTACATCACAGCCCCAGTGTTTCTGTGCTAGTTCCTACAGCCTGGACGAGACAACACGATGTCCACACAATGGCTTCTTTGTCCACACAATTGCATCCTTTGGGGCAgtcgtagcctaatggttagagagtctgactcgtaacctgacggttgtgggttcgagtctcgggtcggcaataccacgactgaggtgcccttgagcaaggcaccgaacccccacaactgctccccgggctgcccactgctccaggtgtgtgttcacggtgtgtgtgtgttcactgctgtgtgtgtgcactttagatgggttaaatgtagagaacaaattctgacccatgtcaccgtacttagccgtatgtcacgtcactttatccTTCGAGCTGTATTTTTTCCCCAGGTTTCAGCACAACACGACGCAAGAACTCCCAAGACTCAGGGTGAGATGGCCAGTGAGTGTTTATTACTGCCAGCAGCCCTGCAACtgagaacactgaacattacctgaaactgctgtcacatgattggctgcTGGAATGATTACATGAACGATTAGGTGTGAAGGTGTTCCTAAGTGTGTGCCACTCCCAAACTCCTGTTAGCATCATATGCTTCTATAATATACTAAATATAATACGCTTTATTTCAGCCTTAATGTTCCTTTACCCCAAGCTTGGCACACGGTGTCGTTCAGGGGCAGGATGGCCGATACCGGTCAATCTGCTCCAGTTCTCTCTTACACGTGCATTAAAATACTTTCTGTGTCGTTGCCACAGTGTCGTAACTTCTGCTTAACTATTCGACACTTTTTCATTACAAATGCTGATTAATGATTAAATCCCTATTATTAAACAACTTCAGCAATAAAAACAGGACACTGTCACTGCTTCTGGTTACATTTCTAACTGCGATCCATCCTCTGGGTTCTGGGTCatgatgttttttcccctcactcaGCATGAGATGGACTCGGATCCAAGGCCCGTGGTGCGAGATCCTCGCTTTCCTCCTCCGTCTTGATGCCCTgtacctcctcctcctcatcgtCCGCCATAATAAAGAGGTTTCTCATGGAGTCCTTCACCTCCTCCCTCAGCTCATCCTCTGACTCCTCAAAGTTCCTGAGAAGACACCGGAGAAGGTGGCAGTAGACCGTTAACCCCTCTGTGATGGAAGGGCAAATAATATGAAGCTACTCATGAAACTGTGGCTACAGAGAAACTTAGCAGTAAAATCCAGTCAGTATTTAAATGTGGAAAGCTGCACGTGTTCCTGTAgggttcattagggataaagaCGTTTCTCCATTTATTCGGTTTGCTTTTGCTCTGCTGGCTTACGTATCGTCGTCATCTGAACGGGGCTCCAGACGCTCCTCGTCCACCTCCACATCCGAGTCTTCGTCTCCTTcgtctgtttttttgtcttccgTCCCTTTTCCTTCACCTCGATGCGGTGCTCTGTCCTCGTCCGACGGTACGACTGTTCCTGAGTACAGTTATGACGAATAGTTATGAGTCTTATTATTAAGAACggtttaatgattaaaaaagatGAATTTCTTTAATGATATGATACACTtgttgtttccatagcaacagctcatgcACAGGCTCTTACTGTAGAGCGTTTTAAGTATTTATCGTCTTCTGTGATAAGACAATTTAATTCGTTTtttttctggaaggagtctccagtgtcagcacgcCGACAACTCAGCTGATTTAAACACATGATGCTTTTCAGGTGCTTTTTGGTCACAaccagtcgtggcctaatggttagagagtttgactcctaaggttatgggtttgagtctcgggccggctacgactgaggtgcccttgagcgaggcacTAAACCCCcgccaactgctccccgggtgccactGACTacattaaatggataaaaattatGCTGTCGACGTTTAGTTAATAAAAAGCTGTGCtataaggggaataaaacatgatgtaccgccctgttatttatttatttttctataacactAATGTATAGAATACAGAATACACGTCTACATTCATGGAGTTGACCTGTATCCATGTCACCCAGTGTCGAGTAGGTGAGCTGTGCCTGAGCCAGGGCATTAAGGAGTGTATCAGGAGGGCAGTCTGTCCAttttctcctcccttctggACTTTGCTCTGCCTCCTCCTCCGTgactatggaaaaaaaaagaggggagGGGAATAAATAGGTGTTTCAATGCATTAACTGCATCTCATCACTCGATGAGTTTACATactcagtgtttattcagtttctctctgtgtgtgtgtgtgtgtgtgtgtgtgtgtgtgtgtgtgtgtgtgtacttcatgTCCCACTTGCCCTGTGTAGATGAATATGTGGTGCAGGTGGATGAGACCTCCATGTTTGCCAGAGCGTTCAGGAGAGTTTGAGGAGCTTCATGCCGCCACATCCCTCTTTTCTCACACGTCTCCTCTTCGCTCCTTTGTTCCTCGACTCCTCCTCCGGGTTTGTTTTCCGTCTCAGCTCCAGGTCTCCATAAATTCAGCTCGGCATCAAATTTCAGCGTTTTGTTCAGAGGATCGTCCTGACAAGCAGCCGCATACAGCACATGCACGTTTAAAGgaattacaattttattttgttattataggTAAAAtagtcatgatgatgatgatgatgatgatgatgatatcaaCCTCTTAACCTAAAGGGAACATTTTGTTCATTAGTTTAATAAAAGATTGTAAAGTTTCCTATAATTTTCTATgaggaaaataaatcataacATGAAGcctggtggtggcagcatcgaGCATGAAAACGCTTCTCAGGACTGTGTGCAAGGAGGTCAGAACTGAACACAGGGCAAAACATGCCAACGTTTTCATCAACAAAAGCtcaacagcaaaaaataaataagtgctaAATTAgtggggcacggtgtcttagtggttagcatgttcgcctcacaccaacagggtcagggttcgattcccacttccaccttgtgtgtgtggagtttgcatgttctccccgtgcctcgggggtttcctccgggtactccggtttcctcccccggtccaaagacatgcatggtaggttgattggcatctctggaaaattgtccgtagtgtgtgtgtgtgtgtgtgtgtgtgagtgaatgagagtgtgtgtgtgccctgtgatgggttggcactctgtccagggtgtatcctgcctcgatgcccgatgacgcctgagataggcacaggctccccgtgacccgagaagttcagataagcggtagaaaatgaatgaatgaatgaattttagtCTAAACTAAACAATTCTTCAGTTGCTCCGTTTTCTAATTTCTGAAACCACAAGCTTGCTCGTTTTGTAGttcttgtgtttattattaaataaaggaAGCGTCTCATCATCAGCGTGtgttataaacactgtaatatgttattttactgtctgtgtttttaCCTCATTCTTTTCGTCCCTTTTCTCGGGTTCTTCGTCGTCGTCTTCTCGCTGCGTTCCGTCCTCTTGTAGTTTGATCTCAAACATGACTCCTTTCTGTGTAACAGAGTGGAGATTCTCAGCACTTATGAACAGTGCAGGTTCCTGTGTGAACATCTACACGCTTGAGGAGCATCACTACCTTGTTATATTTTTTCTGCAGGTCTCTCCGCTCTCTCTGGTTCTGCACCCGAATCTGCTTCAGAGCTTTTTCCATGTCTGCGGGCTGAAGAGAAAACCTATTACTTAGtacttgtgcttgtgtgtttgtgtctgtctgtgtgtctgagtgtgtgtgtgtgtgtaggtgtctgagtgtgtgtgtgtgtgtaagtgtctgagtatgtgtgtaggtgtgtgtgtgtttgtgtatgtgtgtgcgtgcgtgtgtgtgtgtgcgtttgtgtgtgtgcgtgtgtgtgtgtgcgtgtgtgtgtgtgcgtgcgtgtgtgtgtgtgtgtgtgtgtgtgtgtgtgtgtgtgtgcgtgtttgtttgtgcgtgtttgtttgtgtgtgtgtttgtgtgtgtgtgtgtgtgtgtgcgtgtttgtttgtgcgtgtttgtttgtgtgtgtgtttgtgtgtgtgtgtgtgtgtttgtgcgtgtttttgtgtgtgtgcgtgtgtgtgtgtgtgcgtttgtgtgtgtgtgcgtgcgtgtgtttgtgtgtgtgtgtgcgtttgtgtgtgtgtgcgtttgtgtgtgtgtgtgtgcgtttgtgtgtgtgtgtgtgcgtttgtgtgtgtgtttgtgtgtgcgtgcgtgtgcgcgcgcgtgtgtgtgcgcgcgtgtgtgtgcgtgcgtgtgtgtgcgtgtgtgcgtgtgtgtgtgcgtgtgtgtgtgtgtgtgtgtgtgtgtgtgtgtgtgtgtgtgtgtgtgtgtgcgcgcgtgtgtgcgtgtgtgtgtgtgtgtgtgtgtgtgtgtgtgtgtgtgtgtgtgtgtgtgtgtgtgtgtgtgtgtgtgtgtctgtgtgtgtgtgtgtgtgtgtgtgtgtgtaagtgtgagtgtgtgcgcgcgtgtgtgtgcgtgtgtgtgtgcgtgtgtgtgtgtgtgtgtgtgtgtgtgtgtgtaccttctGCTCTTCACAGGATGGATCAGTTGGCTTTCCTGTAGGACGCTCCACATCTTCCCCAGTTACATTGGTCTGGACCTGAAGAGAAGCACAAAGGAAGCAGGAGGTTTAATGAGGTTTAATGAGGTTTAATGAGGTTTAATGAGGTTTAATGAGGTTTAGTGTGAAGGACAAGTAACTAATGATATTGTCTCTTGGCTTGGGCTTCATTAAGGTTAGTGAGCTGAACTATCTGGGTTAATTACAAACATATTGTAGTCAGGTAAAAACAAAGAAGTGTTGCCTTTcctgtcttttgtgtgtgtgtgtgtgtgtgtgtgtgtgtgtgtgtgtgtgtgtgtgtgtgtgtgtgtgtgtgtgtgtgtgtcagtgtcaccTCAGTGTTGGCTCTCTGCCTCATCTCTCTGATCTCATCCTGATAACGTTGCCTGATTTGCTGCAACTGCTTGAGATActcctgtgcacacacacacacacacacacacacacacacacacacacacacac
This genomic window contains:
- the serpine3 gene encoding probable serpin E3 isoform X1, which produces MRHLSLTSFLCLMMVEMVFSCHGDSVTNSDTEFGTGLYQALAEKDNSSNLIVSPASISLSLRVLQLGARGNTLAQLERTVGFDSDDSSILEAEAGSQSSCDLYDSAQGARLQFTNTLLIQSGTHLRPEFTQNAMQWCNSSLINVNFSLPNYTQGQSQEPTSSGEARDAITEGSWWVTVPSMALLSSVDFRGTWQKQFLFRRTQNRPFSLANGSTINVPMMYQSTKVMFGQFHLPTDHRYAVLELPYFGKSLSLLLVIPSDRKTPLSLLQTQLTGHTVAFWDTGLRLTKMDVFLPRFKLQSRLNLKPVLRSLGISDAFDPFVADFRGISDTEGFYVSEAIHQARIDVTEDGTAAAAATAMVLLKRSRAPVMKVDRPFLFILRRVNGGSMLFIGRVMNPAE
- the serpine3 gene encoding probable serpin E3 isoform X5 is translated as MRHLSLTSFLCLMMVEMVFSCHGDSVTNSDTEFGTGLYQALAEKDNSSNLIVSPASISLSLRVLQLGARGNTLAQLERTVGFDSDDSSILEAEAGSQSSCDLYDSAQGARLQFTNTLLIQSGTHLRPEFTQNAMQWCNSSLINVNFSLPNYTQGQSQEPTSSGEARDAITEGSWWVTVPSMALLSSVDFRGTWQKQFLFRRTQNRPFSLANGSTINVPMMYQSTKVMFGQFHLPTDHRYAVLELPYFGKSLSLLLVIPSDRKTPLSLLQTQLTGHTVAFWDTGLRLTKMDVFLPRFKLQSRLNLKPVLRSLGISDAFDPFVADFRDTEGFYVSEAIHQARIDVTEDGTAAAAATGSMLFIGRVMNPAE
- the serpine3 gene encoding probable serpin E3 isoform X2; its protein translation is MRHLSLTSFLCLMMVEMVFSCHGDSVTNSDTEFGTGLYQALAEKDNSSNLIVSPASISLSLRVLQLGARGNTLAQLERTVGFDSDDSSILEAEAGSQSSCDLYDSAQGARLQFTNTLLIQSGTHLRPEFTQNAMQWCNSSLINVNFSLPNYTQGQSQEPTSSGEARDAITEGSWWVTVPSMALLSSVDFRGTWQKQFLFRRTQNRPFSLANGSTINVPMMYQSTKVMFGQFHLPTDHRYAVLELPYFGKSLSLLLVIPSDRKTPLSLLQTQLTGHTVAFWDTGLRLTKMDVFLPRFKLQSRLNLKPVLRSLGISDAFDPFVADFRDTEGFYVSEAIHQARIDVTEDGTAAAAATAMVLLKRSRAPVMKVDRPFLFILRRVNGGSMLFIGRVMNPAE
- the serpine3 gene encoding probable serpin E3 isoform X6 — translated: MRHLSLTSFLCLMMVEMVFSCHGDSVTNSDTEFGTGLYQALAEKDNSSNLIVSPASISLSLRVLQLGARGNTLAQLERTVGFDSDDSSILEAEAGSQSSCDLYDSAQGARLQFTNTLLIQSGTHLRPEFTQNAMQWCNSSLINVNFSLPNYTQGQSQEPTSSGEARDAITEGSWWVTVPSMALLSSVDFRGTWQKQFLFRRTQNRPFSLANGSTINVPMMYQSTKVMFGQFHLPTDHRYAVLELPYFGKSLSLLLVIPSDRKTPLSLLQTQLTGHTVAFWDTGLRLTKMDVFLPRFKLQSRLNLKPVLRSLGISDAFDPFVADFRGISGSMLFIGRVMNPAE
- the serpine3 gene encoding probable serpin E3 isoform X4 — its product is MRHLSLTSFLCLMMVEMVFSCHGDSVTNSDTEFGTGLYQALAEKDNSSNLIVSPASISLSLRVLQLGARGNTLAQLERTVGFDSDDSSILEAEAGSQSSCDLYDSAQGARLQFTNTLLIQSGTHLRPEFTQNAMQWCNSSLINVNFSLPNYTQGQSQEPTSSGEARDAITEGSWWVTVPSMALLSSVDFRGTWQKQFLFRRTQNRPFSLANGSTINVPMMYQSTKVMFGQFHLPTDHRYAVLELPYFGKSLSLLLVIPSDRKTPLSLLQTQLTGHTVAFWDTGLRLTKMDVFLPRFKLQSRLNLKPVLRSLGISDAFDPFVADFRGISAMVLLKRSRAPVMKVDRPFLFILRRVNGGSMLFIGRVMNPAE
- the serpine3 gene encoding probable serpin E3 isoform X3, whose protein sequence is MRHLSLTSFLCLMMVEMVFSCHGDSVTNSDTEFGTGLYQALAEKDNSSNLIVSPASISLSLRVLQLGARGNTLAQLERTVGFDSDDSSILEAEAGSQSSCDLYDSAQGARLQFTNTLLIQSGTHLRPEFTQNAMQWCNSSLINVNFSLPNYTQGQSQEPTSSGEARDAITEGSWWVTVPSMALLSSVDFRGTWQKQFLFRRTQNRPFSLANGSTINVPMMYQSTKVMFGQFHLPTDHRYAVLELPYFGKSLSLLLVIPSDRKTPLSLLQTQLTGHTVAFWDTGLRLTKMDVFLPRFKLQSRLNLKPVLRSLGISDAFDPFVADFRGISDTEGFYVSEAIHQARIDVTEDGTAAAAATGSMLFIGRVMNPAE